The genomic region CGAGGATGCCGTTCCCGCCGTCATGCAGCGCGCCGTCGACGAGGTGATCCGTCCCGGCTATCGCAACATGCAGCAATCGGCCGCCCGGCTGACGACGGCGATGAAGGATCTCTGCGACGGCGGCACGCAGCAGACGCTGGATAAGGCGAAATCGGCCTTCGACGATACGATCCGCTACTGGTCGGTCATCGAAATCGTCCAGACCGGGCCTGTCATCCAGGACAATCTCTTCGAGCACATCCTGTTCTACCCGGACCGCAAGGGCGTCGGCCTGAAGCAGGTGCAGGCGCTGATCGCCAAGGCCGATCCCAAGGATGCAACGGTCGATGCGATCGCCGGCAAGAGCGTGGCGCTGCAGGGCCTGACGGCGCTGGAATACGTGCTTTACGGCAACGGCTCGGACGATCTGATCAAGCAGAAGGGCGGCTTCCGCTGCCTTTACGGCGCCGCGGTCGCCGGCAATATCCAGCGTGAGGCCGGCGAAGTCGTCGCCGCCTGGGAAAAGCCCGACGGCGTGCAGGCGAGCTGGAAACATCCAGGCCCTCAGAGCGACGATTTCATGGATAATAAGGAAGCCGTGACCGCACTGCTCGGCATTCTCGTGCACGGCGCGGAGAATGTCCGCGACCAGCGGCTCGAACAATTCTACAAGGGCAAGGACTCGGCGCCGCGCCCGCGCATGGCGATCTACTGGCGCTCCAAGAATACCTGGAAATCGATGGCCGCCAATCTGGAGGGGCTGCGCACGCTCTGGCAGAAGGCCGGCATGGCCGAGCTTCTGCCGCCGGACAAACAGGCGATCGCCGCTTCGATCGACGAGGATTTCAAATCGCTGCTCGACAGCGTGCCGAAACTCAATCCCGATATAGACGCCGCCACCAGCGATGCCGAAAAAGCCAAGCTCGACACGCTTTTGGCCGAAAGCCGTGATCTGATCACCCGGATCAGCGACGACTATGGTGCGGCCATCGGACTTTCGGCCGGCTTTTCCTTTTCGGACGGAGACTGAAGCGATGATGCGGAGCGCCGCGATCGACCGACGCAATTTCGTCAAGGCGGCCGGACTGGGCTTCCTCGCCACCTTGGCGCCGAGGTCGCTGTTGGCGCTTGAACGGGCCGATGCGGTCTACGCCTCGGGCATTCGCACGGCAAACGGCTCCTTTGCCATCGCGACCGTGACCGAGCGCGGCGAGATCATCGATCGGGTGGCGCTTCCCGCCCGCGCCCACGGCATGGCCTTCAGCGCCGCCACCGGCAAGACCGTCGCCTTCGCGCGCCGGCCAGGCACCTATGCGATGATCTTCGACCCCTGGAATAAAAGCGAGCCGATCGTCATCAGCGCCAGGGAAGACCGGCATTTCTACGGTCACGGCGCTTTTTCTCCCGACGGTCGTTTGCTCTATGCCAGCGAGAACGACTTCGACGGCAATCGCGGCATGATCGGTATCTACGACGCCAGCAACCGCTTCACCCGCATCGGCGAATTCGAGACCTACGGCATCGGCCCGCACGATATGACGGTTTCCGACGACGGACGCCTTCTGATCGTCGCCAATGGCGGCATCGAGACGCATCCGGATTTCGGCCGCACCAAGCTCAATCTCGGGGAGATGCAGCCGTCGCTGGTGCTGGTCGACGCGGCGACCGGGGCGCTCATCGAAAAACATGTGCTGCCGGCGCAATGGGCGGAGCTTTCCACCCGCCACGTCGATCTCGACGACAAGGGCCGCATCTGGTTTGCCTGCCAGTACGAAGGCCACCGCAAGGATTTGCCGCCGCTCGTCGGCCATTTCGCCAAGGGCGAGGATCTTTCCTTCATCAACCTGCCGGAGCAGACGACGCGCAGGCTTGCCAATTACGTCGGAGCGATTGCCGTCAATCGCAGCGAGGGCATCGTCGGCATTACCTCGCCGAAGGGCGGCGCCTCGGTGACCATCGACGCAAGGACGGGCAAGGTGCTGGCCGAGACCAGCGTTCCGGACGCCGCCGGCATCGCGCCGGCAAAAAGCGGCTTTGCCGTCTCCTCCTATGACGGCGATTTCCTGTCGACGCGCAGCGACGTCGCCTGGGATCAGCACATCGTGCGGATCTAGAGCATGTCTCGCAAAAGTGTGCTGCGGTTTTGCCAGGCAAAGCGCAAAGCGCTTTTGCCGCAAAGACATGCGTAAGAACAAAGACCTAAAGCGTGACAAGCGAATCTGAAAGATCGCGACACGCTTTAGCCGGCGCGAGAATAGGCCTTCTGCTCGGCACTGACGCATGAGGCCGCGGCTCTTGCCGCCTCATGCAGCCATTCGTTTCCCCGTGCCTTGATATCGCGGAGGATCACGGCGACCGCCGCCGCATTGTTGGAATGGCAATTGGCGATCTCGAACCCCATCAGCTCGAGCATCGTCGGCGAAAGCAGGATTTCGGGGTGCCGGTCGATTTCGATCTTACAGCTGTTCGGCGAGAGCCGGCGAACGAGGATGCGGCCGGAAACCTGGTAGTGCGGATCGACGCACCGCGCCCGCCCATTGGCGATCTCTCCCGCATGGATCGCCACGTCCTCAGGTCTGTGGCGAAGCGACCAGGCGGACGGCAGCAGCGCCTTGGCCTCACGCAGCACCGGCCCGCCCTGCCATTCCGCATAGGCGACGAAACGCGGCCGGCCGAGGCTGCCGGTGCCGCCGCTGCGCGGCTTCGCCACGAAAGGTCCCGAGCCGGGCGGCAGTGCAGCCGCAAGCGCCTTGGCATAAGCGGATGGCGGCGGCTCCTTGCCAGGAGGCAGCATTTCGTATTTCTCCCAGAATTCCCGGCGTTCGGAATTCGGCAGCATCAGCGCCTTGCGCAGCCATTTGTGATCGCGCTCGAGGATGACGGGCAGTGGATTTTCAAGGCCTCTGCGATAGCCGGCGAGGATCAGCTCGCCGATCATCCGCACCGAGGGACCATCGCCGTTGCGCGCCAGGATGGCGCTTGCCGCAAGGCGAACGAGATCCAGCGCATAGGGCATCACCGCCGCATCGTCGAAATCATTGACGCCCCAGACGAGCCGGCCCTCGGCATCGCGCCAGGTGCCGAAATTCTCCAGATGCGTATCGCCGATCGCCAGCACCTCGGGCGCGCGGCCGAGCTCCGGGCAGATATCGAGGATGGTCTCGCACCAGCGCCAATAGGTGGCGCGCAGGAAGACGAAGCCGCCGCTTCGCATCTTCTCGTGTTTCTCCAGGAGATCGTCCGCGACGAGATCGGCCCCGAGTTCGCCGGCCAGCCAGGTCTCGAAATTCCGGACCGATTGCGATATCGTCGTCATGCGCCGGCGCTCCGTTCTTTCGAGGCATGACGCGGAGAATACGCGCTGGACGCGAAGCTGCAATCGTCTTTGCACCGGCCTGTGTCACCGGCTTGCATGGCGACGGAAAGGCGAAAGGTTGCCCCGGCGACACGGCCGCAGCTTTCCATCGGCGCCGAGACCGATTTCAGCAATGTGCAGCTTGTCGAATCCGGCCCGCCATGCCACTTTCCCGGCTGCAAGAGGGGCAGACATGAGCGAGACTGACAGGGGCGATTTCCGCGCGCGAATCCGCCGCAATTTTGCGCGGCAGGCGGCGATGGAGACGATCGGCGCGGAGCTGACGCGCGTCGAGCACGGCGTCGTCGAGATCGAGCTTCCCTTCGACGTCAAACTGACACAGCAGCACGGCATCCTGCACGCAGGCATCATTTCCGCAGCGCTCGATTCGGCCTGCGGCTTTGCCGCCTACAGCGTCATCGACCCCGAAGCCTCGATCCTGACGATCGAGTTCAAGGTCAATCTCATGTCGCCGGGGCGTGGCGATCGTTTCCTGTTTCGCGGGGAAATCACCAAACCCGGCTCCACCATCATCGTTGCCGACGGGCGAGGCTACGCGATCAGCGACGGGCCGGCGAAACTCATCGCCTCCATGACCGGAACGATGATGGTGATCCGCGGCAGAGAAGGAATTACGGGATGAAGTTTGAGCTGAAGTCGGTCGCGGGTAAATCCATGCTGTTCGTCATGGCGGCGGAGGCCGAATACGGCCCCTTCCTGCGGTCGCGCATCGAACCTTTGATGACCGGCGTCGGCCCGGTCGAGGCGGCGGTGGCGCTGACCAAGACGCTGGCGCGGCTGGACGCCGCCGACGATCTGCCGGATCTCGTGGTTTCGCTCGGCTCGGCCG from Rhizobium sp. BT03 harbors:
- a CDS encoding DUF2252 family protein; the encoded protein is MTTISQSVRNFETWLAGELGADLVADDLLEKHEKMRSGGFVFLRATYWRWCETILDICPELGRAPEVLAIGDTHLENFGTWRDAEGRLVWGVNDFDDAAVMPYALDLVRLAASAILARNGDGPSVRMIGELILAGYRRGLENPLPVILERDHKWLRKALMLPNSERREFWEKYEMLPPGKEPPPSAYAKALAAALPPGSGPFVAKPRSGGTGSLGRPRFVAYAEWQGGPVLREAKALLPSAWSLRHRPEDVAIHAGEIANGRARCVDPHYQVSGRILVRRLSPNSCKIEIDRHPEILLSPTMLELMGFEIANCHSNNAAAVAVILRDIKARGNEWLHEAARAAASCVSAEQKAYSRAG
- a CDS encoding PaaI family thioesterase is translated as MSETDRGDFRARIRRNFARQAAMETIGAELTRVEHGVVEIELPFDVKLTQQHGILHAGIISAALDSACGFAAYSVIDPEASILTIEFKVNLMSPGRGDRFLFRGEITKPGSTIIVADGRGYAISDGPAKLIASMTGTMMVIRGREGITG
- a CDS encoding DUF1513 domain-containing protein, whose product is MMRSAAIDRRNFVKAAGLGFLATLAPRSLLALERADAVYASGIRTANGSFAIATVTERGEIIDRVALPARAHGMAFSAATGKTVAFARRPGTYAMIFDPWNKSEPIVISAREDRHFYGHGAFSPDGRLLYASENDFDGNRGMIGIYDASNRFTRIGEFETYGIGPHDMTVSDDGRLLIVANGGIETHPDFGRTKLNLGEMQPSLVLVDAATGALIEKHVLPAQWAELSTRHVDLDDKGRIWFACQYEGHRKDLPPLVGHFAKGEDLSFINLPEQTTRRLANYVGAIAVNRSEGIVGITSPKGGASVTIDARTGKVLAETSVPDAAGIAPAKSGFAVSSYDGDFLSTRSDVAWDQHIVRI
- a CDS encoding imelysin family protein, coding for MRLWHPLLCLTLIGLATSAAAQTAAPPAGLNEDAVPAVMQRAVDEVIRPGYRNMQQSAARLTTAMKDLCDGGTQQTLDKAKSAFDDTIRYWSVIEIVQTGPVIQDNLFEHILFYPDRKGVGLKQVQALIAKADPKDATVDAIAGKSVALQGLTALEYVLYGNGSDDLIKQKGGFRCLYGAAVAGNIQREAGEVVAAWEKPDGVQASWKHPGPQSDDFMDNKEAVTALLGILVHGAENVRDQRLEQFYKGKDSAPRPRMAIYWRSKNTWKSMAANLEGLRTLWQKAGMAELLPPDKQAIAASIDEDFKSLLDSVPKLNPDIDAATSDAEKAKLDTLLAESRDLITRISDDYGAAIGLSAGFSFSDGD